The uncultured Sunxiuqinia sp. genomic sequence GCTCAAGCTTATGAGTTGTACAAAGTGGCTCGCGAATTTGCTGATTTGTCGGGGAATGAAGTGGTTTACGATTTGTATACTGGAACCGGAACAATTGCGAATTTTGTAGCCCAAAAAGCCCAAAAAGTTGTTGGTATTGAGTATGTACCGGAGGCTATTGAGGATGCGGAAATCAATTCAGAAATAAACGGAATTGAAAACACTCGCTTTTTTGCCGGCGATATGAAGGAAGTTCTGAATGACGAATTTATTGCGACGCATGGAACGCCGGACATAATTATTACTGATCCTCCGCGAGCAGGCATGCATGAAGATGTGGTGAAAACCATTTTAAACGTTGCTCCCGAGAAAGTCGTTTATGTGAGTTGTAATCCGGCATCGCAGGCTCGCGATTTGGCTATGATGGACGAAAAGTACCAGGTAACTAAAGTTCAGGCGGTTGATATGTTTCCGCATACCCACCATGTTGAAAATGTGGTTTTGTTGGAGCGAAAATAAGCTAAACTTTTCAATTGTTACGCTTGTTTAAAAAGCACAAAAACAAATTTTATGCTGATAGTTATTTCGCCCGCAAAATCGCTCAACTTTGAAACAAAACCGGCTACTGAAAAATATTCTCAACCTTCTTTTTTGAGAGAATCACGTCAGATTCATAAAGAGCTGAAAAAACTTTCCCCCAAAGAGTTGTCTGAGTTGATGAGCATTTCGGATAAGCTGGGTGAACTGAACTTTGAGCGCAACCGGAAATGGAAGACTCCTTTTACTCCCGAAAATGCAAAGCAAGCGGTGTTGGCTTTTACGGGAGATGTATATCAAGGGATGGCGGCTGAAAATTTTACAGAAAAGGACTTTGAGGTCGCTCAGGATAAAATCCGAATATTGTCGGGGCTTTATGGCGTGTTGAAACCCTTGGATCTCATTCAACCTTACCGGTTGGAAATGGGAACTAAATTTGGGGTTAATGGTGGAAATAACCTGTATGATTTTTGGCAAGAAAAGATCACAAAGGCAATCAGCAAGGAACTGAAAGCGACTGGAGGTCCATTGATTAATTTGGCTTCAAATGAATACTTCAAAGCGGTCGACAAGAAAAAAATTAATGCTAATATTATTACCCCGGCTTTTAAAGACCTGAAAAATGGGCAATACAAGATGATCTCGTTTTATGCCAAGAAAGCGCGTGGATTAATGTGCCGGTTTATCGTTCAAAATCGAATTACAAATCCGGAGGATTTAAAGGCTTTTGATTTGGATGGGTATTATTTCAATAATGACCTTTCGAAAGAAAAGGACTGGGTTTTTACTCGCGACCACTAAGGGAGTTGCTGGTATTGGGTTTCCAGTTGCAAGTTCTTCGAATATCATGCGTTCTTGCAGTTTCCCGAATTAATAGCAGTACTCTGCTGTTAGATAAGATTTGATGTAATCGTCAATAGCATCTTCTAACTTCGTGAACGGTCTGTTGTAACCGGTTTTTCTCAATTTCTCAATTTTAGCACAGGTGTAATATTGATAATTGTCGCGGATATCCTCTGGTGTGTCAACAAAACGAATGTCTTCTTTCATGTCCATTGCCTTGAAAACTGCTTTGGCCAGATCGACATAAGTTCTGGCTGTTCCTGTTCCCACGTTGTAAATTCCGGAATGCTTTCGGGTTTTCATGAAGTGCAACATGACATCAGCTACATCGTCTACATAGATAAAATCACGTGCTTGTTCTCCATCTTTATATGCCGGGCGGTGAGAGCGAAATAAAGTCATTTTGCCAGTTTCAGTAACCCGATTGAAAGCTTGATAAACAACCGAAGCCATTCTGCCCTTGTGATACTCATTTGGCCCAAAAACGTTGAAGAATTTTAATCCAGCCCAGAAGTATGGCTTTTTTTCTTGAGCAAGCGCCCAGAGATCAAAGTCGTGTTTCGATTGTGCGTAACAATTTAAGGGTTTGAATTGATCAATAAGATGATGATCATCGTCAAATCCAAATTCGCCGTCGCCGTAAGTTGAAGCTGACGAGGCATAAACCAATGGTAACCCAAATTGCACGCAGCTTTTCCAAAGGCGTTTCGAATAGTCGAAATTAAGTTGCTTGTATATTTCAGGTTCTTGTCCGATGGTATCAGTTCTTGCGCCAAGGTGGATGACACATTGAACAAACTGGTGATTGTCGTTAAGCCATTCAAAAAAATTATCGCGGTCAAGGAGTTGATTGTACGTTTTCGAAATATAGTTCGAGATTTTTAAAGGGTCGTTGAACTTGTCAACAAGGATTAAATCCTGAAATCCTTCCTGATTAAGTTTTCCCACCATATAGCTTCCAATGAATCCTGCAGCACCTGTAACAACGATCATATAAGTAAGATTTAACTACCTAAAAAGGTTTGTTTTATTGAGTTTACAACACAAACTTAAAAAATGTTAAAATTATTGTGTCGATTACCAACATATTTTCAATTTTTCAGGTACAAAAATATTATTTCTTCTCATCTTCAGAAGTTAGCTGCCAAATAAAGTGGTTAAAAGAGCTTATTGTTGATTATTTCTTCTGATTTGTGAATTAATAGGATAAGTTTTTACTTTTGCTTTTTACAGGAAAGCATTTTAACTATGGAAGAATCATTTAATGGCGAGCAAAGTGGTTATCGTCGTATCGAAAGATTTAACAGTGAAAAAACAAAAAAAATAAGTGAGCACTACCGGGAAATAATTGATTTGTTGGGCGAGAATACAACAAGAGAAGGCTTGGAAAAGACACCGTTGCGAGTTGCTAAAGCAATGCAGTATTTATTACAAGGATATGAGCAGGATCCCGAGGCTATGTTGCGTTCGGCCATGTTTAAAGAAGATTATCGCCAGATGGTAATTGTGAAAGATATTGAGATTTACTCGATGTGTGAACACCATATGTTGCCATTTATTGGCAAGGCGCATGTAGGGTACATACCAAATGGATATATTACCGGACTGAGCAAAATTGCCCGGGTTGTTGATGCATTTTCCCGTCGTTTGCAGGTGCAGGAGCGACTCACACTGCAGATAAAAGAGTGCATTCAAGAGACCTTAAATCCGCTGGGGGTTGCCGTAGTTATTGAGGCTCAGCATTTGTGCATGCAGATGCGGGGAGTACAAAAACAACATTCAATAACAACAACTTCTGATTTTACCGGCGCTTTTGAACGTGTTGCCACCCGCGAAGAATTTATCAAATTGATAAGTTCGAAGCTGTCATAGCAAACTGATTTTGATCTGTTTGTTCAGTGCAATATTCTATCTTTAGATTATTTCCCTTTCGTGATGTGTACAAATAAACACTGTTGAAAACGATTATTCTTCATCAGCTTCAGATAAGAGGTCAAGCGTAAATGGCTCTTTATTCGTGTTGTGTTAGGATGTTAAATTGAAAAGTACCAGATCCCAAAATCATAAATCCAAAATTAGGATATAAAAAAACGCCCCAAATTGAGACGTTTCTATATGATCTATCTGGAGGTTGCGTGTTTCTATTTGATTGGTACTTGTCGTTTAAATTCCATTTCTAACGAAATGAATGTCTCTGTGCGTGCGATACCTTCAATGTCCTGCATTTCTTCATCAATGATTCGTTTCAAATCATTGTTGGTTTTTGTTTGAATTTTTACAAAAATAGCATACGATCCCGTTGTGTAATGGCACTCTACAATTTCCGGGATTTTACTTAACGCTTCTACTACCGAAGCATGGAACTTTGCTTTCTCAAGGAATAATCCCATGTATGCACAGGTGTTGTAACCCAATTTTGATGGATTAACAATGAATTCACTACCGGAAACAACGCCTAAATTTAGAAGCCTTTGTACGCGCTGATGAATAGCAGCTCCGGATACACCGCACTCCCGGGCAACCTCCAAAAATGGAATACGGGCATTTTTAGTAATAAGCCGTAGAATCTTTTCATCTAATTCATCTATTTGTGGCAGCGGATTTGTATTTTCTTTATTCATTCTGGTTATATTTTTCAACTTTGAAATTAAAAGTTAAAGATATAAAAACCCAATAAATTATAAATAATCGGATAACTTTTTAGGTCTTTAGTAATAATTTATAAGCAGATGCTTGTAATATATGAGTAATAAGTTGGTTCAAATTTAGGTCGGCAAAAGTATACTATTTTTTTATATTCTAATTGATACTTTCTCATGCAATAGCATTTCCCGAATCATTTACTTGCTATTTTTTTGTGAGTGGTTGGATTGACTGATGTAGTCTGATATGTCGTAACCACTTGGGTTTTGAAAAACACGGAGTCCGAATTCGGGTAATATCGCTAAAATGTGATCCATGATATCAGCCTGAATGGCTTCGTACTTAGCCCAATTCTGGTCTTTGCTGAAAACATAAAACTCTAGCGGTAATCCTTTTTCCGATGGCTGTAAATGACGAACAAGGAAAGTGAGTTCCTGGTGAATCATCGGATGTTGGCGAAGGTAGTTTTCAAGGTAACGTCGGAAAATTCCAAGGTTGGTTTGCCTGCGTCCATTGTATACGTCACCATCTTCTATTTTAAGATTGTTATTGAACGCTTTGATCTCCTTTTCTCGCTCTTCCAGATAATCTTTCAGTAAATAAAAATGACTTAATTTTTCGAGTGTTGCTTTATCACAAAAACGGACACTACGCATATCCAGGTTTACTGATCGTTTAATTCTGCGACCCCCCGATTCCTCCATGCCAATCCAGTTATTGAATGATTCGGACACTAACGCATAGGTCGGAATGGTCGTAATCGTTTTATCCCAGTTCTGGACTTTAACTGTATTTAAGCTAATGTCAATTACTGTTCCGTCAGCATTGTGGCTGGGCATTGCAATCCAGTCCCCGGGTTTCAGCATTTTGTTGGCCGACAGCTGAATACTAGCTACAAGGCTTAAAATTGTATCCTTGAAAACTAACAGTAATACGGCCGCGATGGCTCCCAATCCACCAAGCAGATAGAGAGGTGTTTTGTCAATAAGGACTGAAATGACAAAGATGATTGCTACACAAAAGATCAATATTTGAAACAGCTGGATATATCCTTTGATTGGACGGTTGATAGCGTATGGAGTAGTTTGGTAGATATCGTTGGCAGCATTACCAGTTCGTATTGTAAAGAAGGTAAAGATTCCGATAAAGTAAATTCGTGAAAAACCATAAAGTAGCTTGTTGACTAA encodes the following:
- the yaaA gene encoding peroxide stress protein YaaA, which translates into the protein MLIVISPAKSLNFETKPATEKYSQPSFLRESRQIHKELKKLSPKELSELMSISDKLGELNFERNRKWKTPFTPENAKQAVLAFTGDVYQGMAAENFTEKDFEVAQDKIRILSGLYGVLKPLDLIQPYRLEMGTKFGVNGGNNLYDFWQEKITKAISKELKATGGPLINLASNEYFKAVDKKKINANIITPAFKDLKNGQYKMISFYAKKARGLMCRFIVQNRITNPEDLKAFDLDGYYFNNDLSKEKDWVFTRDH
- the rfaD gene encoding ADP-glyceromanno-heptose 6-epimerase; its protein translation is MIVVTGAAGFIGSYMVGKLNQEGFQDLILVDKFNDPLKISNYISKTYNQLLDRDNFFEWLNDNHQFVQCVIHLGARTDTIGQEPEIYKQLNFDYSKRLWKSCVQFGLPLVYASSASTYGDGEFGFDDDHHLIDQFKPLNCYAQSKHDFDLWALAQEKKPYFWAGLKFFNVFGPNEYHKGRMASVVYQAFNRVTETGKMTLFRSHRPAYKDGEQARDFIYVDDVADVMLHFMKTRKHSGIYNVGTGTARTYVDLAKAVFKAMDMKEDIRFVDTPEDIRDNYQYYTCAKIEKLRKTGYNRPFTKLEDAIDDYIKSYLTAEYCY
- the folE gene encoding GTP cyclohydrolase I FolE; this translates as MEESFNGEQSGYRRIERFNSEKTKKISEHYREIIDLLGENTTREGLEKTPLRVAKAMQYLLQGYEQDPEAMLRSAMFKEDYRQMVIVKDIEIYSMCEHHMLPFIGKAHVGYIPNGYITGLSKIARVVDAFSRRLQVQERLTLQIKECIQETLNPLGVAVVIEAQHLCMQMRGVQKQHSITTTSDFTGAFERVATREEFIKLISSKLS
- a CDS encoding Lrp/AsnC ligand binding domain-containing protein; the protein is MNKENTNPLPQIDELDEKILRLITKNARIPFLEVARECGVSGAAIHQRVQRLLNLGVVSGSEFIVNPSKLGYNTCAYMGLFLEKAKFHASVVEALSKIPEIVECHYTTGSYAIFVKIQTKTNNDLKRIIDEEMQDIEGIARTETFISLEMEFKRQVPIK
- a CDS encoding mechanosensitive ion channel domain-containing protein, with product MNYLLDLFRTILSDLGVPENSANHISIFACLLVLALVSYLAQWTTRIVLANIVHQFVQKTKTQWDDFMVQRKVFSALAHLSSALIIYYASGFSDSELVNKLLYGFSRIYFIGIFTFFTIRTGNAANDIYQTTPYAINRPIKGYIQLFQILIFCVAIIFVISVLIDKTPLYLLGGLGAIAAVLLLVFKDTILSLVASIQLSANKMLKPGDWIAMPSHNADGTVIDISLNTVKVQNWDKTITTIPTYALVSESFNNWIGMEESGGRRIKRSVNLDMRSVRFCDKATLEKLSHFYLLKDYLEEREKEIKAFNNNLKIEDGDVYNGRRQTNLGIFRRYLENYLRQHPMIHQELTFLVRHLQPSEKGLPLEFYVFSKDQNWAKYEAIQADIMDHILAILPEFGLRVFQNPSGYDISDYISQSNHSQKNSK